One segment of Treponema pectinovorum DNA contains the following:
- the fliW gene encoding flagellar assembly protein FliW: MDVKTKTMGTVSIEENQIINFPEGLYGFHEYHKFAIIEAEYQPFFWLQSIEEAGLAFLIVDPFLIVNDYELDIDDKTLSEIGIDSPGDVVLFAIITVPSDGGPVTANLQGPLVINRKNNVALQVVLSDSKWTTKHNIIKTLKNKETK, encoded by the coding sequence ATGGATGTAAAAACAAAAACTATGGGAACCGTTAGCATTGAAGAAAATCAAATCATAAATTTTCCAGAAGGACTATACGGTTTTCATGAATATCATAAATTTGCGATAATCGAAGCTGAATATCAGCCTTTTTTCTGGCTGCAATCCATAGAAGAAGCTGGGCTTGCTTTTTTGATAGTAGACCCGTTTTTAATCGTAAATGATTATGAACTTGATATTGACGACAAAACTCTTTCTGAAATAGGAATTGACTCTCCAGGCGATGTCGTGCTGTTTGCGATAATAACCGTTCCGTCGGATGGAGGACCTGTTACAGCAAATCTACAGGGACCTCTGGTAATAAATAGAAAAAATAATGTTGCTTTGCAGGTTGTGCTCTCGGATTCAAAATGGACTACAAAGCATAATATCATCAAAACTTTAAAAAATAAGGAAACAAAGTAA
- the csrA gene encoding carbon storage regulator CsrA, with the protein MLILSRKVDEKIKIGEDITITLIEVRGDQVKIGVEAPKNVKVFRQEVFEAIKTENKEAASMGTQTLEALSHFLDSN; encoded by the coding sequence ATGCTGATATTATCAAGAAAAGTCGATGAAAAAATAAAAATTGGCGAAGACATAACGATAACTTTGATAGAAGTTCGTGGCGATCAGGTAAAAATAGGCGTGGAAGCACCTAAAAATGTAAAAGTTTTTAGACAGGAAGTTTTTGAAGCGATAAAAACAGAAAACAAAGAAGCCGCTTCAATGGGAACTCAAACCTTGGAAGCATTGTCACATTTTCTTGATTCAAATTAG
- a CDS encoding flagellar hook-associated protein 3, with protein MKRISSQMNNNNTQYNLRIQERKLNKIDNQIGTQQRIQSLREDPVAAGHLVKYQSYLTRVNNFQKNSLTLSDQFQYREGYMQNSLEIMQRIRELAVTGANGIYNGDDLKNIAVEVDELLQELVQNANALGPDGNSIFAGTNTNAPAFEVDFGHVEGAIQPLISAVRYNGTISENKVEVDENKYINVDNVGSKTFWAEQQRLFGGRDLSSWQAKDEGVVNIDGQNIKIERGDTMYSLVTKINNSGAAVKASIDPITNGLNLTTTDAHQLWLEDVEGNSLYDLGIIKDSSQKPPYNTADNVRISGGSLFDTVINLRNSLLQGDGQAVGTRVLASIDQGIGNLTTRVAKSGSEYERLQNDAVRNSATALNVTSAISREGDLDITQALTDKKMLEYTQQATLSNAGKMYSSSLLNYMR; from the coding sequence ATGAAAAGAATTTCAAGCCAGATGAACAATAATAACACTCAGTACAATCTTAGGATTCAAGAACGAAAATTGAATAAGATTGATAACCAAATTGGAACTCAGCAGAGGATTCAATCTCTGAGGGAAGACCCTGTTGCTGCCGGCCATCTCGTAAAATATCAATCCTATTTGACACGAGTAAATAACTTTCAAAAAAACTCTCTTACATTAAGCGATCAGTTTCAATATCGCGAAGGCTACATGCAAAATTCACTCGAAATTATGCAAAGAATTCGTGAACTTGCAGTAACTGGTGCAAACGGAATTTATAATGGAGACGACCTCAAAAATATTGCAGTTGAAGTTGATGAACTTTTGCAGGAGCTCGTTCAAAATGCAAACGCACTTGGTCCTGACGGAAATTCAATTTTTGCAGGAACAAACACAAACGCGCCTGCTTTTGAAGTTGATTTTGGCCATGTCGAAGGTGCGATTCAACCTCTTATTTCCGCGGTTCGCTATAACGGCACAATTTCCGAAAACAAAGTTGAAGTCGACGAAAATAAATACATAAATGTTGATAATGTAGGCTCAAAAACATTTTGGGCAGAACAGCAGCGCCTTTTTGGGGGGCGAGATCTTTCTTCATGGCAGGCAAAGGACGAAGGTGTTGTAAATATTGACGGTCAAAACATAAAGATAGAGCGTGGGGATACGATGTATTCGCTCGTAACCAAAATAAATAATTCTGGAGCAGCGGTTAAGGCTTCTATAGACCCAATAACAAACGGACTCAACCTTACAACCACAGATGCACATCAGCTTTGGCTAGAAGATGTTGAAGGAAATTCTTTATATGATTTGGGCATAATAAAGGATTCAAGCCAAAAACCTCCGTACAATACTGCCGACAATGTGAGAATTTCTGGAGGTTCGCTTTTTGATACCGTAATAAATTTGCGAAATTCACTTTTGCAGGGCGACGGGCAAGCGGTGGGAACACGAGTTTTAGCATCTATTGACCAGGGAATCGGCAATCTTACGACGAGGGTTGCAAAATCAGGAAGCGAATACGAAAGGTTGCAAAACGATGCCGTTCGAAACAGCGCCACAGCATTGAATGTTACATCTGCAATAAGCCGAGAAGGCGATCTGGATATAACGCAGGCATTGACAGATAAAAAGATGCTCGAATACACTCAACAGGCAACTTTAAGCAATGCAGGAAAGATGTATTCTTCTTCACTGTTGAATTATATGAGATAA